A DNA window from Vibrio cidicii contains the following coding sequences:
- a CDS encoding BrnT family toxin, with translation MIKFEFDENKSRSNLEKHGIDFHTAQGLWNDSDLIEIPANTSDEPRYLVVGLLNGKHWSGVITYRGANIRIISVRRSRKAEVSLYESA, from the coding sequence ATGATTAAATTTGAATTTGATGAAAACAAAAGCAGAAGTAATCTCGAAAAGCACGGTATTGATTTTCATACAGCTCAAGGGTTGTGGAATGATTCAGATCTTATCGAGATCCCTGCTAACACGAGTGATGAGCCCAGATATTTGGTTGTCGGCTTACTAAACGGTAAGCATTGGTCAGGAGTAATTACCTACCGAGGTGCGAATATCAGGATCATCTCAGTTCGGCGTTCACGGAAAGCGGAGGTAAGCCTTTATGAAAGCGCATGA
- the istA gene encoding IS21 family transposase, which produces MAKKRTPMNKIKEVLRLKYDCGLSNRSIASCLKLGPSTISELLTRFKQSQLGWPLPESCSDADLTQALYHGKKASRDKVMPDFTQYAVELRRKGMTKMLLWQEYHEQYQEKAYAYTQFCEHFTRWLKTQKRSMRQLHVAGDKLFIDYCGPRLQVVNPDTGEVREAEVFVATLGASNYTYVEAFPSQGKSYWLEAHANAFEHFGGVPHLLVPDNLRSAVSKANRYEPRLNDSYQKLANHYQTAVMPARPYKPKDKAKAENAVLLVERWIMMRLRHQTFYTFKELNLAIRALMDELNQREMKQYGASRKALFDKLDKPALKPLPKQRYLYTETRQAKVGPDYHVEYRRHYYSVPHQLVGHHVELEASNRLVQIYHQGNLVAQHPRSQRERGNSTQPEHMPSHHQHQKWSPGRLLNWGANIGPATREVVNKMLNAKPHPEQAYRSCLGLLNLSKAHGESRLEQACKDALMLTKPNYTFINNLLKNNREGQLSKDKANTPNLVHSNVRGPNCYH; this is translated from the coding sequence ATGGCCAAAAAGAGAACTCCAATGAACAAAATCAAAGAGGTATTACGCCTTAAGTACGACTGCGGTCTCTCAAATCGCAGCATCGCTTCTTGCCTGAAACTCGGCCCGTCCACCATATCGGAACTCCTTACTCGCTTTAAACAAAGCCAACTTGGTTGGCCTCTGCCTGAAAGTTGCAGCGATGCTGATCTCACGCAAGCGCTGTATCACGGTAAGAAAGCCAGTCGCGATAAAGTCATGCCAGACTTCACGCAATACGCAGTCGAACTCAGACGTAAAGGCATGACGAAGATGTTGCTCTGGCAGGAATATCATGAGCAATATCAAGAGAAAGCTTACGCTTACACTCAGTTCTGCGAGCACTTCACTCGCTGGCTCAAAACCCAAAAGCGCAGCATGCGCCAGCTTCATGTGGCGGGTGATAAGCTGTTTATCGATTACTGTGGCCCTCGGCTTCAGGTGGTGAACCCTGACACAGGCGAAGTGCGCGAAGCCGAAGTGTTCGTGGCGACCTTAGGTGCGTCCAACTACACCTATGTGGAAGCCTTCCCCAGCCAAGGAAAGTCTTACTGGCTAGAGGCGCATGCCAATGCGTTCGAGCACTTCGGTGGCGTCCCCCATCTCTTGGTTCCCGACAATCTGCGTAGCGCGGTCAGTAAAGCGAATCGCTATGAGCCAAGACTGAACGACAGCTATCAGAAACTGGCCAATCACTATCAAACCGCCGTGATGCCTGCTCGCCCTTACAAACCGAAAGACAAAGCCAAGGCGGAGAATGCGGTGCTCCTCGTCGAACGCTGGATCATGATGCGGCTTCGCCACCAAACCTTCTATACCTTCAAAGAGCTGAATCTCGCTATCCGAGCGCTGATGGATGAGTTAAACCAACGTGAGATGAAACAGTATGGCGCGAGTCGCAAAGCCTTGTTCGACAAACTCGATAAACCTGCATTAAAGCCGCTACCCAAGCAGCGATACCTCTATACCGAAACGAGACAAGCCAAGGTTGGGCCTGACTATCACGTCGAATATCGCCGTCACTACTACTCGGTTCCCCATCAACTGGTTGGCCACCACGTCGAGCTGGAAGCCTCCAACCGTCTGGTGCAGATCTACCATCAAGGTAACTTGGTCGCCCAGCATCCACGCAGTCAAAGAGAGCGCGGAAACAGCACCCAACCAGAGCACATGCCGAGTCATCATCAACATCAGAAGTGGTCGCCTGGACGCTTGCTCAACTGGGGAGCCAATATCGGCCCTGCCACCCGAGAAGTCGTCAATAAGATGCTGAACGCCAAACCTCATCCAGAGCAGGCCTATCGTTCCTGTCTTGGGTTACTCAACCTGAGTAAAGCCCATGGTGAATCACGCCTAGAGCAAGCCTGTAAAGATGCGCTGATGCTGACAAAACCGAACTACACCTTCATCAATAATCTGCTGAAAAACAATCGCGAGGGGCAACTGAGTAAAGATAAAGCGAATACACCGAACCTTGTTCACAGCAATGTTCGTGGCCCGAACTGTTATCACTAG
- a CDS encoding DUF2971 domain-containing protein: protein MILYKYMSFKAAISVIENSSLGFSCLEDLNDPFECTAFGFEESSGSFVTARMATNACKNRFSRNYGVLSLTRQPLNPLMWAHYGDEHQGVVIGFDAKLAGFTDEDACVIPCQYGEIVYSATKPHKNLPILSNEELMSIGNGIKFNSDSFNLVKRAFLYKSIEWSYEEEVRVVKDISALPFSAYFGAFRSVISGLSDHPFRFKPITDSAIIRSLLASLRNR from the coding sequence TTGATTCTGTATAAATATATGTCATTTAAAGCGGCTATTTCAGTTATTGAAAACTCATCACTTGGCTTCTCTTGTCTCGAAGATCTGAATGATCCATTTGAATGCACTGCTTTTGGATTCGAGGAGAGTAGTGGCTCATTCGTAACTGCAAGAATGGCTACGAATGCGTGTAAAAATCGTTTTTCAAGAAACTATGGTGTGCTTTCACTTACTAGGCAACCATTGAATCCATTGATGTGGGCTCACTATGGGGACGAACATCAAGGTGTAGTAATTGGTTTTGATGCTAAATTAGCTGGATTTACTGATGAAGATGCATGTGTCATACCCTGTCAGTATGGAGAAATCGTCTATTCGGCAACCAAGCCACATAAAAATTTGCCTATCTTAAGTAATGAAGAATTGATGAGTATAGGAAATGGCATCAAATTTAACTCTGATTCGTTTAATCTAGTCAAAAGGGCATTTTTGTACAAATCTATTGAATGGAGCTACGAGGAAGAAGTTAGAGTTGTTAAGGACATATCCGCTTTACCGTTTAGTGCATATTTCGGAGCATTCCGATCAGTCATTTCGGGATTATCCGATCACCCATTTCGGTTTAAACCGATCACTGATTCCGCGATTATCCGATCACTTTTAGCCTCACTCCGAAATCGGTGA
- a CDS encoding DUF4144 domain-containing protein encodes MVNWPGILKLDGDDELVYLGSEADLNCECLDLIVSPSDRVIDSEGFVYSIVSDGLVVNLIGNSIQISAEEASRLIQRHEFCLAEVCLTKIQFETVAEAFNCLKS; translated from the coding sequence ATGGTCAATTGGCCTGGTATTCTGAAATTAGATGGTGACGATGAGCTTGTTTATTTGGGTTCTGAAGCTGATTTGAATTGCGAGTGTTTGGATTTGATCGTTAGTCCAAGCGATCGAGTCATTGATTCTGAAGGTTTTGTCTATTCAATTGTTTCAGATGGCTTAGTAGTTAACTTGATCGGAAACTCAATCCAGATTTCAGCAGAGGAAGCGTCTAGATTGATTCAACGTCATGAGTTCTGTTTAGCGGAAGTCTGTTTGACAAAAATTCAGTTTGAAACAGTCGCTGAAGCATTTAACTGTTTGAAATCTTAG
- a CDS encoding antibiotic biosynthesis monooxygenase translates to MSKVTLKGFILVPESELELVKNELVNHKRLTLEETGCITFSVIQNSENALRFDVYEEFSDKVAFEQHQKRVKASHWGKVTVNVERHYEIFE, encoded by the coding sequence ATGTCAAAAGTAACATTGAAAGGTTTTATTTTAGTTCCTGAGTCGGAGCTTGAATTAGTAAAAAATGAATTGGTAAACCATAAACGCCTTACTCTCGAAGAAACTGGATGTATCACGTTTAGTGTCATTCAAAATTCGGAAAACGCTCTTCGCTTCGACGTTTATGAAGAGTTCTCGGATAAAGTGGCTTTTGAACAACATCAGAAAAGAGTCAAAGCATCCCATTGGGGTAAAGTGACTGTAAACGTTGAACGTCACTATGAGATTTTTGAGTAA
- a CDS encoding GFA family protein gives MSKKYKGSCLCGGIRFSVNGFSEKAANCYCSMCRKFHGAAFGTLVGVRGLKWLSGEQLLKEFVASNGTIRTFCSECGSSLGFRVKGSTHNEIELAISTFDDDIPVKVDAQIYTVYKANWCHLDPKLPVFTEGREG, from the coding sequence ATGAGTAAGAAATATAAAGGTTCTTGTTTGTGCGGAGGCATCCGGTTTTCTGTTAATGGTTTCAGTGAAAAAGCGGCAAACTGTTATTGCTCAATGTGTCGTAAATTTCATGGTGCAGCTTTTGGAACTTTGGTCGGAGTGCGAGGGTTAAAGTGGCTTTCAGGCGAGCAATTGCTAAAAGAGTTTGTTGCATCCAATGGTACTATTCGAACTTTCTGCTCCGAATGTGGTTCGAGTTTAGGCTTCCGTGTTAAAGGTTCAACTCATAATGAAATAGAGCTAGCTATCTCTACGTTCGACGACGATATACCAGTAAAAGTAGATGCCCAAATTTACACAGTGTATAAGGCAAATTGGTGCCACCTAGACCCTAAATTACCTGTGTTCACAGAGGGGCGTGAAGGTTAG
- a CDS encoding cysteine hydrolase family protein, translating into MKSAVLVIDVQSILFDPTPQPFERNEVLTRINTITDWARQKDIPVIFIQHEQTGTPIEHGSEGWKLQSSLHVESDDHFVRKTTPDSFLRTSLESLLQELSIEHLYVCGYATEFCVDTTVRRAAGLGYSVELISDAHTTQNKSHLSGEQIRAHHNATLPSISSFGVKIAVVSTENLTS; encoded by the coding sequence ATGAAATCAGCAGTTCTTGTTATTGATGTGCAAAGTATTTTGTTCGACCCAACACCTCAACCCTTTGAAAGAAATGAGGTATTAACTCGTATCAATACAATCACAGATTGGGCACGCCAAAAAGATATCCCTGTCATCTTTATTCAGCATGAACAAACGGGTACACCAATCGAACATGGTAGTGAAGGTTGGAAACTGCAGTCATCATTACACGTTGAAAGTGATGACCATTTTGTTCGTAAAACAACACCAGATTCATTTTTACGCACCAGTTTGGAGTCTCTACTGCAAGAGCTCAGCATTGAGCATCTTTACGTTTGCGGTTACGCAACAGAGTTCTGCGTCGATACAACCGTGCGTCGAGCGGCTGGATTGGGCTATTCAGTGGAGCTAATATCAGATGCTCATACAACTCAAAACAAATCGCATTTGTCAGGTGAACAAATTCGAGCGCATCACAATGCGACCTTGCCGAGTATATCTAGCTTTGGTGTAAAGATTGCTGTGGTATCGACAGAAAACTTGACCTCATAA
- a CDS encoding DUF3265 domain-containing protein, which translates to MAFLVCSDFGCEIGLRKVGLCGTHPLTRR; encoded by the coding sequence GTGGCATTTTTGGTATGCAGTGATTTTGGTTGTGAAATTGGTCTGCGGAAAGTTGGTTTGTGCGGCACTCACCCCTTAACGCGGCGTTAG